From the genome of Phaeodactylum tricornutum CCAP 1055/1 chromosome 13, whole genome shotgun sequence, one region includes:
- a CDS encoding predicted protein translates to MGKNRKKAPRRAPSNRGGEEIVFDPQARQAYLQGFSTRKRERRVYGLAMQKVKDRKAKLEQRAEMKKAVLEQIEEAEQQKEDLLSGILEEIGGPRLPTASPATETHNSRMEEPVEHVQTYQDEATQSHWGGAVIVTTSTRLPDDSDDEDDGDERQHHHHKSNTQTTQPHQNPDRRAKKKSVDAAQQYAGNVERFMNELKGKIPGKKKRDAKHAKLHHRGNHGAANMKGMANSTDLKIAQKALSRSEAKGRGGGGKGVRGGGGKKRKGGR, encoded by the coding sequence ATGGGCAAGAATAGGAAAAAGGCGCCGCGCCGGGCTCCTTCCAATCGCGGGGGGGAAGAAATCGTCTTTGATCCGCAAGCCCGACAGGCCTACCTGCAGGGATTTTCGACGCGCAAACGTGAACGACGGGTCTACGGCTTGGCCATGCAAAAGGTCAAGGACCGCAAGGCCAAGTTGGAACAACGCGCCGAAATGAAAAAAGCCGTACTGGAACAAATTGAAGAAGCcgaacaacaaaaagaagactTGCTGTCGGGAATTCTGGAAGAAATTGGGGGACCACGATTGCCAACCGCAAGCCCGGCGACGGAGACGCACAACTCGCGGATGGAAGAACCGGTGGAACACGTACAAACGTATCAAGATGAAGCAACACAGTCGCACTGGGGAGGAGCCGTGATTGTCACCACATCCACACGCTTGcccgacgattccgacgatgaggatgatggcgacgaacgacaacaccaccaccacaaaaGCAACACCCAAACAACTCAACCCCACCAAAATCCGGATCGTCGtgccaagaaaaagtcggTGGATGCGGCTCAGCAGTACGCCGGGAACGTCGAACGATTCATGAACGAACTCAAAGGGAAAATCCCagggaaaaagaaacgcgATGCCAAGCATGCCAAACTGCACCATCGCGGAAATCACGGAGCTGCCAACATGAAGGGCATGGCCAATTCTACCGATTTGAAAATTGCGCAAAAGGCTTTGTCGAGGTCGGAAGCCAAAGGCCGAGGAGGAGGAGGTAAAGGAGTGAGAGGTGGTGGCGGTAAGAAACGCAAGGGAGGAAGATAA
- a CDS encoding predicted protein translates to MGVVRNTAIRQSLLFPTQAFFSGTRLPSSIMERCRSLRIMMVLHLIVLVVLMSAPVNAAVFPGHSSSSTAPSTTTKGATTTYIRRELQEEKKQSIVQQYELWEAEEISSQIQKWASHYPDLLRVTTSQEAYGLPRAGGADDCPFDKGGDGCLNYILTLQDFVKHPEGSATSNQLPEVLWSGEVHGNERVGPTAVLEAAQLLMEAASCIAHPRVALRDNPSAWKLELTKARSCREEMKHMGLDESHIQWLARLVSTRRIVIIPTANALGYFRKVREEGNVDPNRDFPYDLTDPTLCMQSVAARTLNEVYREHLFQLALTFHGGMEAIGYEWGAPTWKSKKSPDDLAQQEIADAYSRYAGGWFGTRNYQYGPMNDLVYPVRGGMEDWAYAGSWDTDRVIACRPTTFGGYPEAKTVYDNSTLRVFNMLVETSNDKTPLKDQLGTSLDVLNSDTTGNGHVSRNIRLALLSADLVQPYVTLQRVNDLHLSDDVVSLSREDGHSCQGTRTVTISSERPTVTLEWTVGGALQTHETQVFYAKWSDLPLEKLDCVNTPNIQDVESLMIEGTMTSVTSGTNHFADAKATTFKSTIDVQNFHAHDKIVVIVMATADQNWHTQDPKDAVGPENSPPQSHIANARINADWYFAKENGKVVQGRREWFSQPLTIEIGEFATNGMGAHGSLVVETFELSNRLGETTGGGFPTGGVRPNAGVSPGTIQPRSLFRKVAAVGMLVFAAIAVAYGGRLYLRNKMRSSRRTQIRNYIQDESAPSPGLRDTARVNGASKSGYVRSAFRDDLDLEEEDPRREQRSEVELGQYT, encoded by the coding sequence ATGGGAGTTGTACGGAACACCGCCATTCGACAATCGCTACTCTTCCCTACACAAGCCTTTTTCTCCGGCACCAGGCTACCGTCGTCCATTATGGAGCGGTGTCGGTCGTTGAGGATCATGATGGTGCTGCATCTAATTGTACTGGTAGTATTAATGAGTGCACCAGTGAATGCTGCCGTCTTTCCCGggcacagcagcagcagcacggcaccgtcaacaacaacaaaagggGCGACAACGACATATATTCGTCGAGAATTGCAAGAGGAGAAAAAACAGAGCATTGTACAACAATACGAGCTATGGGAGGCGGAAGAAATCAGTTCCCAGATACAAAAATGGGCTTCCCACTATCCCGATCTACTCCGCGTCACTACCTCGCAAGAAGCCTACGGCTTGCCTCGAGCCGGAGGGGCCGACGATTGTCCGTTCGACAAGGGCGGCGACGGTTGTCTGAACTATATACTTACACTACAAGACTTTGTGAAGCATCCGGAGGGATCGGCGACGTCCAATCAGCTGCCGGAAGTCCTCTGGAGTGGTGAAGTCCACGGCAACGAACGGGTCGGCCCGACCGCCGTACTGGAAGCCGCACAGCTTCTCATGGAAGCGGCTTCGTGCATCGCACATCCCCGGGTAGCACTGCGAGATAATCCCAGTGCCTGGAAGCTAGAATTGACCAAAGCACGCTCGTGTCGGGAAGAAATGAAGCACATGGGCCTGGATGAAAGCCACATCCAGTGGTTGGCCCGCCTTGTGTCGACTCGACGGATTGTGATTATCCCGACCGCGAACGCACTCGGGTATTTCCGTAAAGTGCGCGAAGAAGGCAATGTCGACCCGAATCGAGACTTTCCCTATGATTTGACTGATCCCACGCTCTGCATGCAATCAGTTGCCGCCCGGACTTTGAACGAGGTCTATCGGGAGCACTTGTTCCAACTTGCCCTTACCTTTCACGGTGGTATGGAAGCGATTGGGTATGAATGGGGGGCTCCAACTTGGAAATCGAAAAAATCGCCGGATGATTTGGCACAACAAGAGATCGCCGACGCGTACAGTCGCTACGCCGGGGGATGGTTCGGAACGCGAAACTACCAATACGGCCCCATGAACGATCTGGTGTACCCCGTGCGTGGTGGGATGGAAGACTGGGCCTACGCAGGCTCCTGGGATACTGATAGAGTCATTGCTTGCCGACCCACTACATTTGGGGGCTACCCAGAAGCCAAGACCGTCTACGACAACTCCACTTTACGGGTCTTTAATATGCTGGTGGAAACCAGCAATGACAAAACTCCGCTCAAGGATCAACTCGGCACATCCTTGGACGTTTTGAACTCTGATACTACCGGTAACGGCCACGTGTCCCGCAACATTCGATTGGCCTTGTTATCGGCGGATTTGGTACAGCCTTATGTGACACTGCAACGAGTGAACGACTTGCACCTGTCCGACGATGTAGTATCGCTCTCACGAGAGGATGGTCACAGTTGTCAAGGTACACGCACAGTGACGATCTCCTCAGAACGCCCAACGGTCACGTTGGAGTGGACGGTTGGAGGGGCACTACAAACCCATGAGACACAAGTGTTTTACGCCAAATGGAGCGATCTTCCCTTGGAAAAACTCGACTGTGTGAACACACCGAACATTCAAGACGTGGAAAGTCTCATGATTGAAGGAACCATGACTTCAGTTACGTCCGGTACCAACCATTTCGCCGACGCCAAAGCGACCACGTTCAAGTCGACCATCGATGTGCAAAACTTTCACGCCCACGACAAGATTGTGGTTATTGTCATGGCCACGGCTGATCAAAATTGGCATACACAAGATCCCAAGGACGCTGTTGGTCCGGAGAATAGTCCACCTCAATCGCACATTGCCAACGCCCGCATCAATGCGGATTGGTACTTTGCCAAAGAGAATGGCAAAGTCGTTCAGGGCCGCCGCGAATGGTTTTCCCAACCTTTGACTATCGAGATCGGTGAATTCGCCACCAATGGCATGGGCGCCCACGGAAGCCTCGTCGTCGAAACCTTCGAATTGTCGAATCGCCTCGGGGAAACGACGGGCGGCGGTTTCCCCACTGGTGGTGTGCGTCCCAACGCGGGCGTGTCTCCCGGTACGATACAACCACGGTCGCTGTTCCGAAAGGTCGCCGCCGTTGGTATGCTGGTATTTGCAGCGATCGCTGTGGCATACGGGGGGCGGCTCTACCTACGGAACAAAATGCGGTCCAGTCGACGAACGCAAATTCGTAACTACATTCAGGACGAAAGTGCACCGAGTCCGGGGTTGCGCGATACAGCGCGTGTCAACGGTGCCAGCAAGAGTGGATACGTTCGCTCGGCATTCCGAGACGATTTGGatctcgaagaagaagatcctCGACGAGAGCAAAGAAGCGAAGTGGAACTGGGACAGTACACTTAG